The following coding sequences lie in one Haematobia irritans isolate KBUSLIRL chromosome 3, ASM5000362v1, whole genome shotgun sequence genomic window:
- the LOC142232295 gene encoding uncharacterized protein LOC142232295 isoform X2, protein MQPPKYYYRRFPFMMSPQYGKRCSINGSWTGDWLVALLRPNISLRGKSNKNFESYPGIYRLLFLLSLICFFFLSDNYWNRWQRLQATRTRIYHLFTTDNPQPLEYYCCNSRIIRIEVFFVAD, encoded by the exons atGCAACCCCCGAAGTACTACTATCGCCGTTTCCCATTCATGATGTCACCTCAATACGGAAAACGCTGCTCAATAAATG GTTCGTGGACTGGTGACTGGTTGGTGGCTCTCTTACGGCCCAATATCTCACTCCGAGGcaaatccaacaaaaattttgaatcgtATCCTGGTATCTATCGATTACTATTTTTACTATCATTAATTTGCTTCTTCTTCCTTTCAGATAACTACTGGAATAGATGGCAACGTTTGCAAGCTACCAGGACTAGGATCTACCATTTATTTACGACAGACAATCCCCAGCCATTGGAATACTATTGTT GTAATTCAAGGATTATTCGGATTGAGGTGTTTTTTGTAGCTGACTGA
- the LOC142232295 gene encoding uncharacterized protein LOC142232295 isoform X1, giving the protein MQPPKYYYRRFPFMMSPQYGKRCSINGSWTGDWLVALLRPNISLRGKSNKNFESYPGIYRLLFLLSLICFFFLSDNYWNRWQRLQATRTRIYHLFTTDNPQPLEYYCCKYCNSRIIRIEVFFVAD; this is encoded by the exons atGCAACCCCCGAAGTACTACTATCGCCGTTTCCCATTCATGATGTCACCTCAATACGGAAAACGCTGCTCAATAAATG GTTCGTGGACTGGTGACTGGTTGGTGGCTCTCTTACGGCCCAATATCTCACTCCGAGGcaaatccaacaaaaattttgaatcgtATCCTGGTATCTATCGATTACTATTTTTACTATCATTAATTTGCTTCTTCTTCCTTTCAGATAACTACTGGAATAGATGGCAACGTTTGCAAGCTACCAGGACTAGGATCTACCATTTATTTACGACAGACAATCCCCAGCCATTGGAATACTATTGTTGTAAGTACT GTAATTCAAGGATTATTCGGATTGAGGTGTTTTTTGTAGCTGACTGA
- the LOC142232295 gene encoding uncharacterized protein LOC142232295 isoform X3, whose product MQPPKYYYRRFPFMMSPQYGKRCSINGSWTGDWLVALLRPNISLRGKSNKNFESYPDNYWNRWQRLQATRTRIYHLFTTDNPQPLEYYCCKYCNSRIIRIEVFFVAD is encoded by the exons atGCAACCCCCGAAGTACTACTATCGCCGTTTCCCATTCATGATGTCACCTCAATACGGAAAACGCTGCTCAATAAATG GTTCGTGGACTGGTGACTGGTTGGTGGCTCTCTTACGGCCCAATATCTCACTCCGAGGcaaatccaacaaaaattttgaatcgtATCCTG ATAACTACTGGAATAGATGGCAACGTTTGCAAGCTACCAGGACTAGGATCTACCATTTATTTACGACAGACAATCCCCAGCCATTGGAATACTATTGTTGTAAGTACT GTAATTCAAGGATTATTCGGATTGAGGTGTTTTTTGTAGCTGACTGA
- the LOC142232295 gene encoding uncharacterized protein LOC142232295 isoform X4, protein MQPPKYYYRRFPFMMSPQYGKRCSINGSWTGDWLVALLRPNISLRGKSNKNFESYPDNYWNRWQRLQATRTRIYHLFTTDNPQPLEYYCCNSRIIRIEVFFVAD, encoded by the exons atGCAACCCCCGAAGTACTACTATCGCCGTTTCCCATTCATGATGTCACCTCAATACGGAAAACGCTGCTCAATAAATG GTTCGTGGACTGGTGACTGGTTGGTGGCTCTCTTACGGCCCAATATCTCACTCCGAGGcaaatccaacaaaaattttgaatcgtATCCTG ATAACTACTGGAATAGATGGCAACGTTTGCAAGCTACCAGGACTAGGATCTACCATTTATTTACGACAGACAATCCCCAGCCATTGGAATACTATTGTT GTAATTCAAGGATTATTCGGATTGAGGTGTTTTTTGTAGCTGACTGA
- the Caf1-180 gene encoding chromatin assembly factor 1, p180 subunit, producing MRNSTGGTSSSAKKGQNIASTNEEKNSAKKLVQARLPFKVIAPGSSPSVTTSDSHTPKECDDVRQPSTKDARKRKLSYESEDDAKNDLDPENVSKENVEVTGVTKKKKIVDSNDVEIVSLLDDDDDGDEVVADTSKIEKSRGKGTTLKTPTMSKGRNKGAGTPQNNSSQKDKGDTKPKLQIKLPLSGGKRNKRRKSKANSSSHDISLQNGSFAESSDDVETVSSELNPQKRTKLEYETIDKNPSDESETNISNKKSETNSIEISKEISKFDKEKAEFGTVETSKKCYETPEKCQENKTSTLDNKSKDHKRRATDKEHNLKEKTEQKEQSTEENLKPKSPKKTVKNKNRRSEENRESKNSEAEECVLIDSDEDEKDEKGEDADDETENNVSTNNVNISSDISEDSKGKHNTTVDSIKDSVTISSKDKNLTPKQKKLLDQRQKAREEKERKLQEEKRKKQQEKEERELAKKREREEKEEQKRKEREEKEEQKRKEREEKERKRIAEVEAKNEEKRKRNEAKEEEMRKKDEERKRKEQEKEEAELKKKKAAEAFTKFFVPKTTSNTQQNIDEDENTGDGTKTLAFRPFQIKGDMKLAPTNRKCLSEDAKCRLDSILGFADSSVKQMPKSKLYLSELRTGQILPGKWRRPSTESKDDVIIIENELERVGEAIVADTPAYVREEMRVKFYKFHDNRRPPYYGTWRKKSSVVKPKKPFAQDKTFFDYEVDSDDEWEEEEPGESLEDGSDDDKEKESEDDDYEVDNEWFVPHGHLSDEEMQNEDELENGDANTREAQKAKLQLLQKEFAQEMKKKTEKIKPRLIGCLWTDANGNQPNSCPKMIWDILNVRSMLCIDPPILEEPEVEEPSSPSASNAGNTEKSTTDKMKPLAITDVMLKDLARLLHGNNNSKSFLIKEYIAYVEKTEEAIKSGAFSNPLKAFVREKIDQMAEWQVINSEAIYKDQTNDDTKESAKKKKKSKKRLCWVVNQETLDKLEMSSLCLQNNWEYTLTPKLRLEKESGKGEEATSTVTTEPVAIGGTKNKNCSDENLADKAKDKKSQITKFTKVLTAEEKALQLEKLSSSSTTTKNSPRDSKKIGENKMKSPSANKEKKRVPLLMSVGRGQQISTPAKNKLISQFLRKGNHNDTVSASPTRKTNGSSSPMADDDDVVILD from the exons ATGCGGAATTCCACAGGTGGAACATCGTCCTCAGCAAAAAAGGGTCAAAATATTGCTTCCACCAATGAAGAGAAAAATAGTGCAAAAAAACTAGTCCAAGCCCGGTTGCCATTTAAAGTTATTGCTCCAGGTTCTTCGCCGTCTGTCACTACATCAGATTCACATACACCCAAGGAATGCGATGATGTGAGACAGCCTTCTACAAAAGATGCACGTAAACGAAAGTTATCGTATGAATCTGAAGATGATGCTAAAAACGATCTAGATCCAGAAAATGTgagcaaagaaaatgttgaagttACAGGAGTgacaaaaaagaagaaaattgttGACAGTAATGATGTAGAAATAGTTTCCCTTTtggacgacgatgatgatggaGATGAAGTCGTGGCGGATAcatccaaaattgaaaaatcaagagGCAAAGGTACTACACTCAAAACTCCAACCATGTCGAAGGGTAGAAATAAAGGTGCTGGAACACCTCAGAATAATTCTTCACAAAAAGACAAAGGAGATACTAAACcgaaattacaaataaaattacctCTTAGCGGTGGGAAAAGAAATAAGAGGAGAAAATCTAAAGCTAATTCCTCATCCCATGATATATCTCTTCAAAATGGTTCATTCGCTGAATCCAGTGATGATGTGGAAACAGTTTCCAGTGAACTTAATCCCCAAAAACGCACTAAATTGGAATATGAAACTATTGATAAG AATCCAAGTGATGAATCTGAAACAAATATATCAAATAAGAAGTCTGAAACAAATTCTATTGAGATctcaaaagaaatttcaaagtttGACAAAGAGAAAGCTGAATTTGGAACAGTTGAAACATctaaaaaatgttatgaaaCTCCTGAAAAATGTCAGGAAAACAAAACATCTACATTAGATAATAAAAGCAAAGATCATAAGCGGAGGGCTACGGACAAAGAAcataatttgaaggaaaaaactgAACAAAAAGAACAAAGTACAGAGGAAAACCTAAAGCCTAAAAGTCCGAAAAAAactgtgaaaaataaaaaccgTAGATCTGAGGAAAATCGTGAATCTAAGAATTCAGAAGCGGAGGAGTGTGTTCTTATAGACAGCGATGAGGACGAAAAGGACGAAAAGGGCGAGGATGCAGACGATGAAACCGAAAATAATGTATCTACTAACAACGTCAACATTTCGTCGGACATTAGTGAAGATTCTAAAGGTAAACATAACACCACAGTTGATTCCATAAAGGACTCAGTAACTATAAGTTCCAAGGATAAAAACTTAACACCAAAACAAAAGAAGTTACTTGATCAACGTCAGAAGGCCAGAGAGGAGAAAGAACGAAAATTGCAAGAAGAGAAGAGAAAGAAACAACAAGAAAAGGAGGAAAGGGAGTTGGCTAAAAAACGAGAACGTGAAGAGAAAGAAGAACAAAAACGCAAAGAACGAGAAGAAAAGGAGGAACAAAAACGTAAAGAACGAGAAGAAAAGGAGCGGAAACGAATTGCTGAAGTTGAAGCAAAAAATGAGGAGAAAAGAAAGCGTAATGAGGCGAAGGAGGAGGAAATGCGCAAAAAGGATGAGGAACGGAAGCGCAAGGAAcaagaaaaagaagaagcagaaCTTAAGAAGAAAAAGGCTGCAGAAGCTTTTACAAAGTTCTTTGTTCCTAAAACTACGTCCAACACTCAACAGAATATAGACGAAGATGAGAATACGGGTGATGGAACAAAGACATTGGCATTTCGTCCTTTTCAAATCAAAGGGGACATGAAATTGGCTCCAACTAACCGCAAGTGTCTATCAGAAGATGCAAAATGCAGGCTTGATTCAATTTTAGGATTTGCGGATTCATCTGTAAAGCAAATgccaaaatctaaattatatttatccGAACTTCGAACAGGACAAATACTGCCTGGAAAGTGGAGACGACCGTCGACAGAATCTAAGGATGACGTCATCATAATAG AAAATGAATTGGAGCGTGTTGGTGAAGCTATTGTTGCGGATACTCCAGCCTACGTAAGGGAAGAAATGCGTgttaaattctataaatttcacGATAACCGTCGACCTCCTTACTATGGGACATGGCGAAAGAAATCTTCAGTCGTCAAACCAAAGAAGCCTTTTGCGCAAGACAAG acattttttgATTACGAAGTTGACTCGGATGATGAATGGGAAGAAGAGGAACCTGGTGAATCACTAGAAGATGGAAGCGATGATGACAAAGAAAAAGAGTCCGAAGATGATGACTATGAAGTGGACAATGAATGGTTTGTCCCTCATGGTCATTTAAGTGATGAAGAAATGCAAAACGAAGACGAACTTGAAAACGGCGATGCTAATACCAGAGAAGCTCAAAAAGCAAAGCTTCAATTACTTCAAAAAGAGTTTGCGCaagaaatgaaaaagaaaactgAAAAGATCAAACCACGTCTCATCGGCTGCTTATGGACTGATGCGAATGGCAATCAGCCAAATTCGTGCCCCAAAATGATATGGGATATTTTAAACGTAAGATCAATGCTTTGTATAGATCCCCCGATATTGGAAGAACCGGAAGTCGAAGAGCCATCTTCGCCATCAGCATCAAATGCCGGTaatactgaaaaatccaccacagATAAAATGAAACCTCTGGCAATAACCGACGTCATGCTAAAGGATTTGGCCAGATTACTACACGGCAATAATAACTCAAAGAGTTTTCTAATCAAAGAATATATTGCATACGTTGAAAAAACTGAAGAGGCGATAAAAAGTGGTGCCTTCAGCAACCCTTTAAAGGCATTTGTTAGGGAAAAGATAGATCAGATGGCAGAGTGGCAAGTAATAAATTCAGAAGCAATTTACAAGGACCAAACAAATGATGACACAAAAGAAAGTgcgaaaaaaaagaagaaaagtaAAAAACGCTTATGTTGGGTGGTAAATCAGGAAACCCTTGATAAATTAGAAATGTCATCACTGTGTTTACAAAATAACTGGGAGTACACACTAACACCAAAATTAAGGTTAGAAAAAGAGTCGGGGAAGGGCGAAGAAGCAACATCCACTGTCACGACGGAACCAGTAGCCATAGGGgggactaaaaataaaaattgctctGACGAAAACTTAGCGGATAAGGCAAAGGATAAAAAATcgcaaataacaaaatttacaaaggtACTTACGGCTGAAGAGAAGGCCCTTCAATTAGAAAAATTGTCCTCCAGTAGTACTACCACCAAAAACTCCCCTAGAGATAGTAAGAAAATTGGGGAGAATAAAATGAAATCTCCCTCAGCAAACAAGGAGAAGAAAAGAGTACCCCTGCTAATGTCTGTTGGTCGTGGTCAACAAATATCTACGCCagctaaaaataaattgatcagTCAGTTCTTACGAAAGGGTAATCATAATGACACAGTTTCTGCAAGTCCAACGAGAAAAACAAATGGTTCATCATCACCGATGGCCGATGATGATGACGTCGTTATTTTAGATTGA
- the LOC142229949 gene encoding uncharacterized protein LOC142229949 gives MNSVWLVFKLFETLFGLICLGYHTRGFLNIDFVQSHYTYCFIFGGTTLMSMFGSIAICLKETSHPLWEGGMNSMAALCLFGVSLDSMFHAEKDFYLTYLASMENIDDDPPYPFFKHSKVQSIAALCSGCLYLLHSILAFDLCFAEDADRGNVGASDCREEDSGENGIVHQRLYVCGKGVHKWLEKYEWFTKLD, from the coding sequence ATGAATAGCGTGTGGcttgtttttaaattgttcGAGACCCTCTTTGGATTAATCTGTCTGGGCTATCACACACGAGGCTTTCTGAACATTGACTTTGTTCAAAGTCACTATACATATTGTTTTATATTCGGAGGAACAACGTTAATGTCTATGTTCGGCAGCATCGCAATATGTCTAAAGGAAACGAGTCATCCCTTGTGGGAAGGTGGTATGAACTCAATGGCAGCTTTATGTCTATTTGGTGTGTCCTTAGATAGCATGTTTCATGCGGAAAAAGATTTTTACCTTACGTATTTGGCGTCAATGGAAAATATAGATGATGACCCCCCGTATCCATTTTTTAAGCACTCCAAGGTCCAAAGTATAGCCGCCTTATGTTCGGGCTGCCTCTATCTCTTACATTCAATTCTTGCATTTGACTTGTGTTTCGCTGAAGATGCAGATCGGGGCAATGTCGGTGCCAGCGATTGCCGCGAGGAAGACAGTGGAGAAAATGGCATTGTTCACCAGCGACTGTATGTTTGTGGGAAAGGGGTTCATAAGTGGTTAGAGAAATACGAATGGTTTACAAAATTAGACTAA